The DNA window CATCGCAAATCCTTTCTTTTGATATAATAAAATTATAAAAAGAGGCGGTTGCATTTTAGTTTCAAAAGGGAAACAATTTAATTACAAAAAAGAATACAAAGAGAGAAGGCCGTTCTTAACGACCTCTTAATTTAAGCCGTCGTAAGAACATACGACAACATTGCACCTGCTGTATAGGTCGAGATGCACAACGCATAAAATTTAATCTGTTCCATACTCGATAATTCGGCCATCTTCCATCCTTTTATCTGTTAAAAAAACTGTTAAGCGACTCACAACTGATTGATTTAAATTGCGTAATATCAGTTTAAAGTTTACTCTTTTTTTTTAAATCTACAAGACTATTTTCAATTAATTCATTTTTTTTACAAAAAATTTACATCCTTATGTTTTTTTATCATGCAGTAAGTTCAGTGGGATTTTTACTTCCAATGTTAGTTTCATTGGAGATCCGTTTTTTTCAAGACCACGAATAGCGAGCTGCACACCTTGGTTGCTGGCTGAAGAATGTTGTTGCGCATTTGTACGAGCGGTAGGGTCGTATGAAAAGTCATACGGACAGTAAAAAGGGCTGTTTCCAATTTCCATAATATACATTGTATATCAGGGAAAATTAAAAATAAAGAAAGTTTAAAAATTAGTTTTTTATCTTCTTATTAGATATAGTATTTTCATAACCCTTTATAAATGCATCTCTTTGCATACAATCACCCATAATACAAAGTTGAATAGCGGAATAAAGAGACCACCCTGCAGATTCTATTTCCTTATCTGATTTTACTTTCCCTTCTTTGAACATTTCACATCTCACTGAAAATAGACGTTTAACTTCTTCATTTATAATATCTGATTTTATTTCATTTTTAAAATATTTCTCACGTTTTTTCCCATTATTTTCATTTTTATAAAATACGTTTATTATTACTTCAAAAGCTATCCACAATAGAATAAAACGTTCTCTTGGGAATGTTTGAGTAAATGCACTTTCTAATAAAACATTAGCTTCTTCTGGAATTTTCAATACTTTTAAACCTTCAATATCTGGATTGTTGAACATATTTAGTTCTTGAATATCAAAACTAGAGGAAAAAGCTTTATCTGAATGCATGATTGGTTCGTTATTATCAGTTGAGTAATGTCTTATAAAAAGTAATTTTCTTGCAATAGTAACGCCAAATACCAACCTAAGCGTATTTACAACATTTAATGTTTGTATCTCATTTTCTTTTTCTTCCTCTTCACTCTTATAACAAAAAGTAAGCTTTATATTATTGCTATTTGCAGGAATAAAACATTCTCTTAATGTACTTATACATTGTCCAGATGTTTCATAATAGTTTGTCCATTTTAAATTTGGTGTTTCATTTTTTGATGGTATTACTATTGATATATCTACATTTTTAATATCATTTTCTTTAAAAAAACGTCGAATTCTTACTAAGTGTACTTGTTGTAATACTGATGTCCATATTGTTTCTCTAAAATGTGTAAAACCTAGTTCTTTCCATTCTCTAATTATTGTTTGTTTAAACTTATCACTATACATAGATACTCCTAAAAGAGATTTAATGCAGTCTATTTTTGTTAAGGTCAAGGCGGTGTGAGAATTTATTGAGGAGCTTACTTGAAGTAAGTGACTCAATAAATTTAAAATGCCAACGCTGAGATTGGCAAAAAGAGAGTGTAGAAAATCTCTTTTTAGAAGTCGTCGAAGTCGATTGAACCCTTAGAGTAGTTGACGACGTTCCCCTCAAAGAAATTCGTTCTCTGGTCATTAAAACTTGCATACCCATCAACCCAAGGAATAGGGTGTTTCACTCCATAAATTGGCTCATACCCCACAGCTTCTAATCGTCGGTCTGCTAGGTACTCAATATATTGTCGAATGATAGCATCGGTGAACCCTAGGATTTGCCCTTGTGTGATGTATGCACCCCAAGAGGCCTCTAAGTCAACCGCTTTTCTCATCATCCCAATAACGGTCTCTTTTAACTCAGGTGTGAACAACTCTGGTCGCTCTTTTCGTGTAGAGTTAATCATGTTTTGAAACAATAAAAGGTGTGTTACTTCATCTCGTTGGATAAATCGAATCATTTGAGACGTACCCAACATTTTGCCTGATTTTCCTAACGCATACATCGCTGCAAAGCCAGCGTAGAAGTATAATCCTTCTAAGATTTGGTTGGCAAACATCGCTAACACGACTTTTCTGTCATCCACATTTCCTGCTAGATTTCTATACACCTCAGCAATGTAGTTGTTTTTTTCTCGCAGTTTTACATCGCTTTTCCATTTATCATAAATTTCATCGGTATTATCTGAAATAGACTCCACCATAACGGCATACGACTTAGAGTGGTTTGCTTCTTCATACGATTGTCGAGAAAGGCACGCATTGACTTCAGGAGCAGTGATGTAAGGATTGATATTGTCCATTAAGTTGTTGGTTTGGAGTGAATCCATAAAAATCAACTGGCTTAATACCAAGTCATACATTCGTTTTTCTGCAGGCGTAAGATATTTGTAATCTTTTGCATCCCCTGTCATTTGAACCTCTTTAGGGAACCATGTATTGGCTTCCATTGTATCCCATAACTTTAACGCCCACTCATATTTAAGTCGCGTAAAGTTAATCATACCATCTGGGTTTCCTCCAAAGATTCTTCTTTGGTTTAAGTTCTCTTTTGAATCGGGGTTATATATCGTTTTTCTATCCATGTGTCTCTATCCTAATATTCTATTATTTTAAATGCTCTTTCTTATTGACAACCTGCACACTCTAAACTTCTGTCTTCTACGTCATTGGCAGCTTCTGGAGATTGACTTCGTAGGTAATAGGTCGATTTTAACCCAAGTTTCCATGCTAATGTATAGATTTCATGTAAGTATCGACCACTTGCTTTGTCCAAACTCATAAAGATATTGGTACTTTGCCCTTGGTCAATCCATTTTTGTCTAACTGCGGCTGCTTTGATGATATCGAGTTGATCCACTTCATACGCAGGTGTGTATGATGCCCACGTATCAGGGCTAAGGTTAGGGACAACCACAGGAATGAGTCCTGAGAGGTTCTCCTCAAACCATTTTCTTTTATACACAGGCTCAATGGCTTGTGTTGTTCCTACTAAAATAGAGATTGAACTCGTTGGGGCAATCGCCATTAAGTATCCATTTCTCATACCATCTTTTTGAACTTTTGCTCGTAACTCATCCCAATTATAGCCTGAATCAAACAGGTCTTTATCTACAATCGCGTTGGCAGCTTGTGGTGCATGGTCGTGTGGCATAATTCCTTTAGACCAGTTTGAACCATCAAATGTAGGGTATTTCCCTTTTTCAAGTGCTAAGTTTGAGCTTGATTCAATGGCGTTATACGAAACCGCTTCCATGATGGCATCAATCTTTTTAAGGTGGTCATTGCTTCCCCAAACCAGTTGGTGTTCTGCCACCATTTGTGACTCACCCATAACACCAAGACCAATCGCTCGTGTTTTTAAATTGGTTGCTTTTACTTTTCGTAAAGGATAGAAGTTTAAGTCAATGACGTTGTCCAACATTCGAATGGCAGTAGGTACCACTCTTCGGATGTCTTCATCGGTGTTGATTTTACTTAAGTTAATGGAGGCCAAGTTACACACAGCCGTGTCGCCATCGGTTCGCTCTTTTTCTACGATAAAAATTTGTTTACCACCAATAGAGTCAAGTGCGGTTACTTTGTTTGCTTTTTTAGTAATCCCCGAGTCTACTGTAATCATCTCGTGTTCATCATACGTTGCGATGCTTCCATCTTCAAATTCAAACTGTATTTTGTAGTAGTTTGGATTGGTGTTTTGGAAAATCTCTGTACACAGGTTTGAACTTCGGATGTGTCCTGAGTGTGCATTTGGGTTCGCTCGGTTGGCGTTATCTTTAAAGCATAAAAATGGGCTTCCCACTTCAAAATATGAGGTTAAGATTTTTTTCCATAAATCTTTGGCTTTGATGCGCTCTTTGGTGATGTTTTCATCTTGTTCATACTCTAAGAATCGTTTTTCAAACGCTTCTCCGTGAAGTTCTGACAAGTCTCTTACTTCGTATGGGTCAAAAAGTGTCCAAATACCATCTTCCATGACTCGTTGCATGAAAATATCAGGAATCCACAATGCAGGGAACAAGTCGTGCGCTCTTCGTCGCTCTTCCCCTGAGTTTTTCTTCAAGTCAACAAAGTCAACCACGTCCATGTGCCAAGGCTCTAAATAGACAGCAATGGCCCCTTTTCGTGTCCCCAATTGGTCAACAGCAATGGCGATATCGTTGGTGATTTTAAGAAATGGTACCGTACCACCCGCTGCACTTTTATGGTCATCAATCACCCCACCAAGGCTTCTGATTTGGTTCCAGTCCCAACCAATACCACCACCATATTTAGACAACAGTGCCATCTCTTTATACCCATCAAAGATACCTTCGATGTTATCAGGAGAACTACCAATATAACAAGAACTTAACTGGTGTCGGTTGGTTCGTGCATTTGAAAGCGTTGGTGTAGCTAACATCACCTCAAACTTCGATACCACGTCGTAGAACTCTTTGGCTCGCATCTGTTTGTTCTTTTCATTTTGTGCTAAGAACATTGCAATACCCATAAACATATGTTGTGGCAGCTCAATGGGTTGTGCTTTTTTATCTTTGATTAAATATCGATCGTAAAGTGTTTTAATTCCCAAATAGTTAAACTGAAAGTCTCGTGTTGGGTCAATGTGGTTATTTAAATCTTCTAAATCATACCCTTGTTCCAATCCTGGAATCATTCGTCCTGCATCTTGTGCCGTTTGAATATACTCTTTTAAGTGGCAATAGGCTTCACCTTTAATACCACCCGTGCATCGTCCTACTTTGTGGTATAAGTCAAACACAAAGAGTCGTGCTGCTACAAATGTCCAGTTAGGAACATCTATATCAATTTTTTCAACTGCTGTTTTAATTAACGCATCTTGAATATCCGCACTGCTCATTCCATCAATGAATTTGATTTGTGCATCCAGTTCGAGTTCACTTTGAGATACTCCGTCTAAATCCATCGTTGCAGCGACTGTCATCTTTTGGATTTTGGTAATATCTAAAACCTCTTTTCGTCCGTTTCGTTTTTGAATCATAATTGCCATGTTCTTATACCCACTTTACAATATTTTATTATCTATTTATTATTTATTTAAAAACTCTATTGAAAATTGCGTCTACATTTTTTGTATAGTATTCGTAGTTAAAGCACTCTCGGATTTGCTCCTCAGAGAGTTTACTTCGTAACTCATCATCACCTAATAGGTATTGTAAATATAAAGACTCACCTTTTTCGTTTGTGGTTGGTTTACCTTGTTGTAAGCCTTCCCAAACTTTCATTGCGTTTCTTTGAACAATTTTGTACGCATCTTCTCGACTTACACCCGCTTTTGGAAGTTCCAATAATACTCGTTGTGAAAATACCAATCCTCCTGTTAAGTTCAGATTTTTCATCATGTTCTCTGGCATAACTGTCAGGTTTGCTATCACGTTGTTCATTCTGTGAAGCATGAAATCCGTAGTAATAAATGCATCAGGAAGCCAAAATCTCTCAGTAGAACTATGTGAGATGTCTCTTTCATGCCACAGTGCCACATTTTCCATTGCTGGAGTTGCATACGCTCGGATCATTCGTGCCAGACCCGTGATATTTTCTGTAAGAATAGGATTTCGTTTGTGAGGCATTGCAGAAGAACCTTTTTGCCCTTTTGCAAAATACTCTTCTGCTTCGTATACTTCCGTTCTTTGAAGGTGTCTTACTTGTACCGCAAACTTCTCAACAGAAGAAGCAAGCAGCGCCAAAGCTGTAGCTAACCTTGCATATCGGTCTCTGTGCACGACTTGGTTTGAACACGGCTCTGGTTTCAGTCCCAATTCTGCCATGGCGTACTCTTCAAGCTCTAAAGGTGCATGTGCAAAGTTCCCCATTGCTCCTGAGATTTGTCCCACGCAAATAACATCCATGGTCTCTTCAAGGTTTTTAAGGTGTCGTGCTACTTCGTCATACCATACTGCAAGTGTCAGACCAAATGTGATAGGCTCCCCGTGAATACCGTGGCTTCGTCCCACCATCAAAGTCAATTTGTGCTCTTGTGCTCTTTTTTTGATTGATTCCATTAACATCTTAACATCATCAATGATAATCTCCAAAGAGTCTCTCATTTGAAGTGCAACGCCTGTGTCAACTGCATCTGAAGAGGTCATTCCGTAGTGGAACCATCGTGATTCATCACCTAAACTCTCACTTACACTTGTGTTAAATGCGATTAAGTCATGCTTCGTAACCGCTTCAATCTCTTCAATTCTTTCGACTGAGAACGTTGCATTTTTAACGATCTTTTCACAATCATCATCGGGAATCAATCCCAGTTTATTCCAAGCTTTAACTGCTGCTTTTTCTACCTCAAGCCATGCTGCATAACGTGCATGTTGAGTCCATTTTGAGCTCATCTCTTCTCTTGCGTACCGTTCTACCATCTATCTCGTCCCTTATCCCATTTTTATCGATATTTTTAATATTTTTTAGTATGATATGGTAACTTAATTAGCCAAAGATTTTGTTTAACTTTTGGCCAAATTTGAAATAAATTTAGGAAATACTATTGCCCTTTGTTTTAAAAAAGTATGCAACACAAAAAGATAAAAAAATTCAAATATTTTTAATGCAAAACCTCGATCTAGAGCCCAAAACAGCGCAAAGGTTAATCAATCGAGGTCGAATATTTAAAGAGGACATGAACTCTTATATGATGTCTGAAATTATCACCGAAGAGCACCTATATGTCGCCGAGTTTGAGGGGCATACACAAGGGCTTAAACCCCTGCTTACTTTTGAAGAGTTTGCCCTGTTTGATAAACCCACCAATTTAATGGTTCACCCCATTTCAAAAAAGACACCTTATTCACTTTTAGATGAAGTGAGGTTCCATTTTGGACAAAAAGCCAACTTGATTCATCGTATTGATGCAGAGACTTCTGGGCTTGTTTTAGTAGGACGAAATTTAAAAAGTGTCAAAACACTTAAAACGATGTTTGAAGAAAAAAAATACAACAAATCCTATTTGGCCATTGTCCAAGGAGAAATCACGCAAGAGCTTCATATTGATTCTTCTTTAGAGCGTGAAGGTAAACGAATTGGGGTGCGTATGAAAGCAGGTGAAGAGGGCAAAGAGTCTTTAACCATCATCAAACCCATACAATATAATAAAGAGAAAAATCTTACGTTAGTAGAAGCCATACCCATAACAGGTCGACAACATCAAATCAGAGTGCATCTGTACTCTGTGGGGCATCGTATTTTGGGAGATCCTATTTATGGGGTGGAAGATGAGTATGCCGAAGGGTATTTGAATAAAACGCTTTCAGAAGAAAAACGCCAAGAAGTGACTAAGAGTCACCGTCTGTGGCTGCATGCAAACTACTTAGAGTTCACTTATAAAGGGGCAGTGTATAAAATATACTCTAAAAATGATGACATACTTCACCATTTCAAGACAAAATAGACCCTCCTTGTCTTTGATTAATAAAAACTAAACTCTGATACGCGACGTCGCTGACGTCGCACTGCATTGAACTTTTCATATATTTACCTTAAAACTAATATAATTGAGCCAGCAATAATCGCTAACTCTAATAATGCGATTGTTATAAATTCGCTTTTTGATTCACTAAATCTTTTTTTAATTGTATTCATTTTAACTCCTTAAAATTATTAAGGAGGGTCTATAGTGTAGGTATATAATAATAAAAACGCCTTAAATAAAAAAGGTCTTTATAAAAGAGTTGATTTTTTTAAGTTTTTATGAAGCCAAAGTACAGTGAAAACAGTTGCTGATATCACCACAGGTGGCACAGGCAGGTGCTGTTTTTCCAATGCAGTCGTACAAATATTTCTTCCAACGTACATCATCGGGTTTGATATTGGCCAAACTCGTAAAGTGTTGTTTCATGAATTGACCCATGTATTCACGACTCTCAAAGCCTAAATCAGAGTAGAGGTGTCCCATCTCTAAAGAGGTTTTTGCAATCAAAGGTGCCAACTCATTTTTGGCGTAGTCATCATTGGCATGTTGTTGCAACAGCTCCAATACATCTTTTTCCATCAACGCTAAATCTCTCATAAATCACCTCCTTAATCAAGATCACAAAACTCTACGTCCAAACACTCTGGCTTTTTTAAACCATTGTTTTGATCCATATAGAGATTTTTAAGTTCGCTTAACTCACAAATGGAGTCAGGGAAGCGTTTGATATTGTTGTCTTCAATATCCAACTCGTGCAGATGTTTGAGATTTCCAATGTTTTCAGGCAGTTTAATCAAACTGTTTGAACTCACACTCAAATAACTTAATTGCTCTAAATTACAAACTTCATCGGGCAAAAACGTCAAAAAGTTGTTATCCAAAATCAAAATCTTTAAGTCTTCTAACGCACTCACATCAAAATCCAATGAACTCAATGAGTTATCGCTTAAATCAAGTTTCATCAACATATCATGGGACTCCAGTGACGGCAGGTCTTTGAGTTCATTTCCCTCTAAAAGTAGCGTCTCCAGCTCTTCAATGTTTGAAATGGACTTGGGCAAACTTTTGAGGTGGTTAAACGACAGATTCAAATAATACAACGATTTCATGCTTGAAAAGGCATCGGGCAACATCTCAAACTCATTGGTATCCAGTGATAAAAAGAGCAACTTTGAGAGGTTCTCTAACTTTGTAGAGAGTTCACTTAAATGATTTGCAGCCATCGTCAAACGGGTCAAGTTTCTTAATTCATAAAACTCTTCAGGCAAAGAGGTCAACTTATTCACACTCAAATTCAAAATCATCAATTTGGAAAGTTTTCCAATGCTTTTGGGCAACACTTCAATAAGATTGTTTTCACACTGTAAGTTTCGCAAATGTTTGAGTTTGCCAATACTTTCAGGCAGTTTTGTTAAACGGTTATTTGAAAGTTTCAAGACATGCAAGTTCTCTAAACAGGCAATACTCTCAGGCAGTTCTGTCAATTTCTTACGCGTTAAATCCAAATGCGTCATAATCTTAACATCATCAGGATGGATTGAGACGGTGTCTTGCAATCCTTGCGATATGACCCATTTAGCAAAATGTTCGTACTGTTC is part of the Candidatus Marinarcus aquaticus genome and encodes:
- a CDS encoding ribonucleotide-diphosphate reductase subunit beta — encoded protein: MDRKTIYNPDSKENLNQRRIFGGNPDGMINFTRLKYEWALKLWDTMEANTWFPKEVQMTGDAKDYKYLTPAEKRMYDLVLSQLIFMDSLQTNNLMDNINPYITAPEVNACLSRQSYEEANHSKSYAVMVESISDNTDEIYDKWKSDVKLREKNNYIAEVYRNLAGNVDDRKVVLAMFANQILEGLYFYAGFAAMYALGKSGKMLGTSQMIRFIQRDEVTHLLLFQNMINSTRKERPELFTPELKETVIGMMRKAVDLEASWGAYITQGQILGFTDAIIRQYIEYLADRRLEAVGYEPIYGVKHPIPWVDGYASFNDQRTNFFEGNVVNYSKGSIDFDDF
- a CDS encoding ribonucleoside-diphosphate reductase subunit alpha; the encoded protein is MAIMIQKRNGRKEVLDITKIQKMTVAATMDLDGVSQSELELDAQIKFIDGMSSADIQDALIKTAVEKIDIDVPNWTFVAARLFVFDLYHKVGRCTGGIKGEAYCHLKEYIQTAQDAGRMIPGLEQGYDLEDLNNHIDPTRDFQFNYLGIKTLYDRYLIKDKKAQPIELPQHMFMGIAMFLAQNEKNKQMRAKEFYDVVSKFEVMLATPTLSNARTNRHQLSSCYIGSSPDNIEGIFDGYKEMALLSKYGGGIGWDWNQIRSLGGVIDDHKSAAGGTVPFLKITNDIAIAVDQLGTRKGAIAVYLEPWHMDVVDFVDLKKNSGEERRRAHDLFPALWIPDIFMQRVMEDGIWTLFDPYEVRDLSELHGEAFEKRFLEYEQDENITKERIKAKDLWKKILTSYFEVGSPFLCFKDNANRANPNAHSGHIRSSNLCTEIFQNTNPNYYKIQFEFEDGSIATYDEHEMITVDSGITKKANKVTALDSIGGKQIFIVEKERTDGDTAVCNLASINLSKINTDEDIRRVVPTAIRMLDNVIDLNFYPLRKVKATNLKTRAIGLGVMGESQMVAEHQLVWGSNDHLKKIDAIMEAVSYNAIESSSNLALEKGKYPTFDGSNWSKGIMPHDHAPQAANAIVDKDLFDSGYNWDELRAKVQKDGMRNGYLMAIAPTSSISILVGTTQAIEPVYKRKWFEENLSGLIPVVVPNLSPDTWASYTPAYEVDQLDIIKAAAVRQKWIDQGQSTNIFMSLDKASGRYLHEIYTLAWKLGLKSTYYLRSQSPEAANDVEDRSLECAGCQ
- the purB gene encoding adenylosuccinate lyase, with translation MVERYAREEMSSKWTQHARYAAWLEVEKAAVKAWNKLGLIPDDDCEKIVKNATFSVERIEEIEAVTKHDLIAFNTSVSESLGDESRWFHYGMTSSDAVDTGVALQMRDSLEIIIDDVKMLMESIKKRAQEHKLTLMVGRSHGIHGEPITFGLTLAVWYDEVARHLKNLEETMDVICVGQISGAMGNFAHAPLELEEYAMAELGLKPEPCSNQVVHRDRYARLATALALLASSVEKFAVQVRHLQRTEVYEAEEYFAKGQKGSSAMPHKRNPILTENITGLARMIRAYATPAMENVALWHERDISHSSTERFWLPDAFITTDFMLHRMNNVIANLTVMPENMMKNLNLTGGLVFSQRVLLELPKAGVSREDAYKIVQRNAMKVWEGLQQGKPTTNEKGESLYLQYLLGDDELRSKLSEEQIRECFNYEYYTKNVDAIFNRVFK
- a CDS encoding RluA family pseudouridine synthase — its product is MPFVLKKYATQKDKKIQIFLMQNLDLEPKTAQRLINRGRIFKEDMNSYMMSEIITEEHLYVAEFEGHTQGLKPLLTFEEFALFDKPTNLMVHPISKKTPYSLLDEVRFHFGQKANLIHRIDAETSGLVLVGRNLKSVKTLKTMFEEKKYNKSYLAIVQGEITQELHIDSSLEREGKRIGVRMKAGEEGKESLTIIKPIQYNKEKNLTLVEAIPITGRQHQIRVHLYSVGHRILGDPIYGVEDEYAEGYLNKTLSEEKRQEVTKSHRLWLHANYLEFTYKGAVYKIYSKNDDILHHFKTK
- a CDS encoding nitrogen fixation protein NifQ is translated as MRDLALMEKDVLELLQQHANDDYAKNELAPLIAKTSLEMGHLYSDLGFESREYMGQFMKQHFTSLANIKPDDVRWKKYLYDCIGKTAPACATCGDISNCFHCTLAS
- a CDS encoding leucine-rich repeat domain-containing protein — its product is MQEQYEHFAKWVISQGLQDTVSIHPDDVKIMTHLDLTRKKLTELPESIACLENLHVLKLSNNRLTKLPESIGKLKHLRNLQCENNLIEVLPKSIGKLSKLMILNLSVNKLTSLPEEFYELRNLTRLTMAANHLSELSTKLENLSKLLFLSLDTNEFEMLPDAFSSMKSLYYLNLSFNHLKSLPKSISNIEELETLLLEGNELKDLPSLESHDMLMKLDLSDNSLSSLDFDVSALEDLKILILDNNFLTFLPDEVCNLEQLSYLSVSSNSLIKLPENIGNLKHLHELDIEDNNIKRFPDSICELSELKNLYMDQNNGLKKPECLDVEFCDLD